The Streptomyces sp. BHT-5-2 genomic interval CGGGATCTCGTCGGACCTGGTCCATCCCCGATCAACGGCCCGGGCGCTCGAAATGGACTCGCTGTCGTTGGCGGAGCTGACAGTGATGATCACGGAAAGGACGGGGCTGCGGTTCGACGAAAACGGTGTGACGCTCGACAGTACGCTCGAAGAGATTGCCACGCACTTCGTCCCGTCCGACGCAGGGGCCTCCCCGCACGGGGATTCCACGCCTTCCGTCCTGGACTAGGCGCGGCTGGGTGCCGCTGCGGCATCCTGAACACTCGGTCATTTGGAAACACTTGAGGGAACGCCGCGGTCAGCTGATGGGGCAGACGCTTTCAGTCCTCCGGGCACCGAATTGAACGTGAGTGGCTGGCCCGATGGCCGCGGGACGGGTATTGTCGGAGTGTGTGAGTGCGCCGCTTGCTGCTCGGCATTCAGTGAGAAAAGGAACGGCGACGTGTCGTCCGAGCCGCGTCTACGCGGCGCAGGGGCTGTAGCGACAGACTCCATCTCCATGGGAATTTCGGAGTTCGCAGTTTGTGTCCCAGTGGAAAGTTTCTTCACCACATTCGTGGGCTGCGG includes:
- a CDS encoding acyl carrier protein, whose protein sequence is MYETLSRLLVQEFGISSDLVHPRSTARALEMDSLSLAELTVMITERTGLRFDENGVTLDSTLEEIATHFVPSDAGASPHGDSTPSVLD